The genomic DNA CCACATCCGGCACCGCCAGGGTTTTACAGCGAAGCGGTATGGCAGTTGAAAAAGTTTTTAAATATAAAGAGGGGACGCCTGATATATATGACCAGGTGTGCCAGGGGAAGATTGACTTGATTATTAATACTCCAATGGGAAAAAAATCAAAGTATGACGACAAAATTATCCGCACCGAAGCCACACTGCGGGGTATCCCCTGTATCACGACCCTTTCCGCGGCCGAGGTTTCGATTATGGCGATTGAAGCGCTGAAAAAAGGGAAAATCAAGGTAAAATCACTACAGGAGTACCATGTCACCAATTCCGAAACTTAACGCAATGCTTATTTGCGATCAGATCATTATTGAGGCGGGCACGGGCAAGAAAAGCCTGATAGGTATTTTTGAAAATATAGGCGTTGTTAAATTCCCCTGTGTCCATTACCTTTTAAACGTTTATATAAAATTCACGGATGCGGAAGGAACATATAAATTTAAGCTTGAACTGGTTGACCTTATAAGCAACGAAGTTGTCGGGTTCGGCGAGACCCCTGAAGTTAACCTTCCTGATAAACTCCAGAGTTACGACCTGCCTTTCACGCTCAGGGGAATAAATTTCAAGCACCCCGGGAAATATGAATTTCGTATTTACTCAAACAATCATTTGTTCGGCCAGAAGTTTTTCACGGTTGAACAGATTAATCCGGTGGATAAAACCAATAATGATCAGGCAACAAAACATTAAGATTATCAGTAATACAGTTCTGGTTCCCGGTAAAATATTTTTAATGGAACTGGAATCGTCCTATGTCTCGCGTAAAGCGAAGCCAGGGCAATTTGTGGAAATAAGATGCGGCGAAACTCTAGACCCTCTTTTACCGCGCCCATTCAGTATCCATGATGCGAAAGATAATAAAATAAAAATATTATATAGGATTGTCGGAGAGGGTACAAAACTACTTTCCCTGAAAAGATCCGGCGATAAAATCAGTGTTTTAGGACCTTTAGGTACCGGTTTTTCTATTGATAAAAAAAAGAAGAAATCAATTCTTTTTGTGGGCGGAATGGGTGTAGCTCCCTTGTATTTTTTGGCACATAAACTTATTGAGAAAAATATAGATGTGGAGTTATATTTTGGCGCAAAAAGCAGTGAAAATTTGATAACAATTGCCCCATTCAAAAAGCTCGGGATCAAAATTCATATTGCAACCGAAGACGGTTCCTGTGGTAAAAAAGGTTTAATTACATGTTTATTAGATAATAAATTATTTGTAGGGGCAGGCCTTGGCCTGCCCTCAGTATATACCTGCGGCCCGCGCCCCATGATGAAAGAAATAGCCAAATGGGCATTAAAAAATAATATAACCGGGCAAGCCTCGCTTGAAAAAGAAATGGCATGCGGAGTCGGAGTGTGCCTGGGGTGTGTAGTAAAGATAAAAGGAGAATATAAAAGGGTATGCAAAGAGGGGCCTGTTTTTGGTATGAATGAGGTGGATTGGGATGAAGAATAAACCGAATTTATCAGTAAAAATCGCCGGAGTAACTTTCAAGAATCCTGTCATTGCCGCGTCGGGATGTTTTGGATACGGGCAGGAATACGCGGAGATCTTTGATTTGAATAAACTCGGCGGTTTTGTCGTGAAGGGGGTATCGCTTAAACCCCAGCAGGGGAACAAAACACCCCGGATCGTTGAAACTCCGTCCGGGATGTTGAACGCCATCGGGCTTCAAAATGTCGGGCTTGAGATTTTTATAAAAGAAAAACTGCCGTTTTTGCGAAAATTCGATACAAGAGTTATAGTGAATATTTACGGCAAAAAGATCGAGGAATACGCGGAGCTGGCGGAAAAAATAAGCGATGAAAAAGGTATATC from bacterium includes the following:
- a CDS encoding dihydroorotate dehydrogenase electron transfer subunit, whose product is MIRQQNIKIISNTVLVPGKIFLMELESSYVSRKAKPGQFVEIRCGETLDPLLPRPFSIHDAKDNKIKILYRIVGEGTKLLSLKRSGDKISVLGPLGTGFSIDKKKKKSILFVGGMGVAPLYFLAHKLIEKNIDVELYFGAKSSENLITIAPFKKLGIKIHIATEDGSCGKKGLITCLLDNKLFVGAGLGLPSVYTCGPRPMMKEIAKWALKNNITGQASLEKEMACGVGVCLGCVVKIKGEYKRVCKEGPVFGMNEVDWDEE